The Methanobrevibacter arboriphilus JCM 13429 = DSM 1125 DNA window AATGAAAATTACACTAGTTTTAACAATAATACTAACTTCAATGTTAATAAATTAGCTACATATTCTAGTATTGACCTTTCAGATGATTTTAGAGTAGGGAAAACTACTGTTATAAGTGGTGTTCTTCTCGATGAGGAAGATAATACAATAGCTGATAGTGAATTAGAAATCACTATTGATGGTAAAAAACATTTAGTGAAAACCAATTACAATGGTTACTGGTATTTAACTTATAAACCCAAAAGCACTGGAAAAACTACAGTTGTACTTAATTTCAATGGTGATGCTAAATATTTAGGTTTTACTAACAGCACTAGTTTTGATGTTAAAAAAGGTGAAAGCTTTGTTAATGTTACTGTTAATGAGAATAAGGATGGTTCTGTTGAATTGATTGTTAAAGTAGTTGATGAAGATGGTGATACCATACCAGATTATAAAGTTGATGTTGAATTAGATGGTAAATACATAGGATCTGTGATAACAGATTCTGATGGAGTTGGAATATTCCATATACCAAATTCTAAACTTACACTGGGTAAACATAAGATTACAGCTTTATCAGATAATGAAAATTACTTTAGTAATCTAGCATTTGCTGAATTTGAAACCAAAAACAACAATAACACCAACAACACTAACAATACTAATAAAACTAATAATACTAATGGTAATGGCAATAAAACAAGCGATAATCCTGTAGCAATAGCTACTATGAAAAAAACAGGAATACCAATAATGGCTATT harbors:
- a CDS encoding Ig-like domain-containing protein, giving the protein VVSVQIGTNVTISGELEGYVGNGSDILTVSVDGNVYDNVIINSTGGWSLNYTTNRTGNITITVSYAGNENYTSFNNNTNFNVNKLATYSSIDLSDDFRVGKTTVISGVLLDEEDNTIADSELEITIDGKKHLVKTNYNGYWYLTYKPKSTGKTTVVLNFNGDAKYLGFTNSTSFDVKKGESFVNVTVNENKDGSVELIVKVVDEDGDTIPDYKVDVELDGKYIGSVITDSDGVGIFHIPNSKLTLGKHKITALSDNENYFSNLAFAEFETKNNNNTNNTNNTNKTNNTNGNGNKTSDNPVAIATMKKTGIPIMAIILVLISIFGISLRRKQN